The genomic DNA tctttcaaaattcaaaatatatatacccTTTCTCCAGATACTCAATTCTACTTGCAGTGATATGCCCTATAGAGATACTCATGAAAATACACCAATGCACTAGGATGCTTGTCATTAACAGGAAACAAATGTCCAGCAATAAAGGCCACTAACTATGATGCTTGCACACAGTAAAACTAAATAGCCATTTCAAAGAATGAGATAGATAGGTCAATGCTGATGGAATATTTATGAGGAATATTATTGAGGAAAATtgtactatttttaaatagtacACATAGATGTGGGTactgcatatttttttctgaatacacGAGAAAGTGTAAGCAGTTACTTTTGAGGCATGGAGCTAGAAGATGAGATGCAGGTATGAGAAACTTATTTacacttttaattttatacaattCTGTACAGTTGTGGGGTTTGAATTTTCAACAAGTATATAGATACTACGTTTTATACACAAACACACgtacttaagaaacaaaataaataattctgaatgTCACCTATTTAACTAGCCAGAGATATTTTGatgtccttccttcccctaaatccctcaattaaaaaaacctGGTCAGTATTtaacaattactttaaaatgtttaaaagtgaaGAATGACTATTCTTTCTGCTGttactaattatttttgttaaggGTCTTATGGGTTTCTATTCCTCATATTGgttttataatttactttcttttaataattttacatacattataatttttatacttaaatatcCTAATTTCTCAGAAAATTCGTGAAACATCTTACTCATAGGTATTTCAACATTCATCCAAAGCAAATTTTAGTGCTGTTCACAATGAAGATATCTGATATAAGGTATCTAAAATAAGGAGCCCTGGGTTAAATCTCCAACTAAGCTTCATGGATATTACGTCTAACAATGATTTTGAAACACAGTAATGTCCTCGAATTTGGATATTGCTGACTCCCAAAGGAGGATAGTGGCATTTGGTATATTCTCAAATCCCCCAACTTAAAGCtctatttttctaaattccaGAGACATTAAAAGGCCTGCCTGGATTTTCTAGTTCAgagtttattattcttttcactaTTCCATCAGGTCTtccttaaggaaagaaaaaaccaaaaaaccaaaaaactttttCATTGTTAATGACACTTGGCTGTGCAGTTGTGTTACTTAAATGAAGCAAGTTTTGTTGAAAAAATGAGTCACGCTAATTTTACCTGTCCAGCTGAAGCCAAGATGATCAGCAATATAAGCCAGCCTTTCCTCGATCCGTTCCTGCTCATCCTGTTCATCTACAGAAGGTCAAAAACAGAATGGCCAAAGGTTGTCTATGACAGGAGAGCACCCATAGTACTGATCATCCGAAGAGAGGAAGTCACTTGTCCAAATATTTGATAATAGCACAAATTAGCTATtatatttcaaatcattttaaatggtATGTTTGCCTGATTTCTGGAATGGAATGGGGAATCAACTTAATTATAAATCATGAAAACCAACTGCTTCCATATCTCTTTAATCAAGACTAGTCACTGGACATATCAGTTGCTGAGTTCTAGTAATCTTAGGACTTTCTGTTTAAATTATCTGAGAGACTACTGCCCACCAGGAGACAATCATCTTGTTcatcaaaaaccagaaaaatcatAAGTGGGTTGCAGAAGTGGAGTAACTGGTTAGGACCTCCTGTTATTGCCTGTGGCAGCACAGATCACTTCCGGATCACATCTGAAAGAAATCACATCCAAGATTCATAAAAGACATAGATCATGGGTTAACCAGGccacctgggttttttttttcagtctggcCAGAACCATTTTCCTTGGTCCTGGTGACCTTGGAAGAATGGAGGATAAAAGCATACGTATTTGTGTCTGTTGTATCAATAGGTATAGATGTACTTTCTGTGAAATTTCTGTGTGCTTACTACTAAGTAAGCTTATATATTACTCCCACAAACTTTAATTTTCCCATTGGTTTTTAACCCCCATTAATTGATGGGCAGCATTTTAGACATCAGGACATTTTCTTAGGACACAAATTTAAGAATAATAGTCTTTATTGTAGAGATATTGGAAGACCAGAGGCTACTTCTCAAAGCCAtctatggtttccttttttataattcAAAGGGTCATCCTCTCACGGTCACTTACATCATGCAAAGTTTGAGTTTTTGTTGTCTGCTGCGTCTAATCAGAGTACATTCTCCATTCACCTAATACTGAAACAAAAAGCATGGTTTTTTTTCACCTTATATTTGTTTGCTTAAAGTGTTTACCAGTGGTATCTGAGATCCAACTTTTTGAATCAAAAACAGATCCACAACAATTGGGATTTCATGATAACGTGAAATCTTCTTGGGCAAATGGCTTCCTAATGATTACCGAATTACTAAGTTGAGtacaaatgattttaaagtaCGTAAGGGtaagaagaaaaagcaatgaaTCCTTACCATATGAAACAAAGCCCAACATGTTCATGTGCAAAAGCAAAAGTGCTTAATTTGAGGCTAAGCCTGGGACTCCAGAGCAACAAAACTCAAAGCTTGCATGGCCTTACGAACAGCGGCTTGAGAAAGGCAAGATCACCGCTGTCTGTTCATCATGTTGATGTTTTCCATAAGCATTCTCATTACTCAATCTTGAGATTGTTTTCATAGACAAGAGTACACAGAGAAAGCACGAAACACAAAGGGCTTACACAAACACAGTAACCACTACAGAAAgcttaaagaaaatgagacacaaatcaccaaataaaagatatacaaaaaaaaaaaaactatatcaaATTTATGACATGCGTAGCACAGGGAATCCCAGGGGCTGGCAAATACCTTCAGCATGGTCATGGCCATTTTCATCAGGGATGCGTTCAATCAGAGTCTCAATGGACTCATCCCAAATAGGCCTTGTGTCAAAGATGTCCTCAGGAATTGAATGCTCGGTTTCAACAGGTGGCAGATTTTCAATTACTGAAACTTCCAGGGCACTACTACTTTCATCATCTGAAACTAATTCTTGCTCCCTTTCTGACTGTGTAAGTCTATCCACTAACTTGGAAGCCTCATCACTAATCTCCTCAAAGAATTCTATGGAGTTCCTGTAAAGGTCAAAGAAATGCTCCTTACTTTCTTTTGTAGGGCTCACAGCCCCCTTGCAGGAAGATGTGGTGCTTTTGCTCTTAACTGGCAATCGGGATGTAAATATCTTTGGTCTGGTGGCCCCCTCTTCTGATTCTAACTCCagctcctctgccctctctctgctctctgtttctgtctcaaTGTAACTTCTAGTTTTTACTGGACATTTGGTCTTTGAGTCCAAAGCACTGGCATCAGATTCAGATTTGCTTCTACTATCTGGTGTTCTGCTTGTCATGTCCTGACCCTGAGGAGCCACTATTTTCTGGAGAGATGAATCTAGATGCGAAAGCTGCTGCTCTACTCTTTGGACAGGTGCTTTCACGGGGATTTTAGACTTTGGTTTTGCTTCATCCTCTTTACTTTCCTCATCCAGGCTGGGCAAAAAATCTTCACAAAGGGAACTCTCATACTCCACAGATGGAGGTGCTGAGGTTGACGTGGGTATAGTCCTTACAGGAATTTTGGATTTGCTTTCAGTAGAAGGCACATTCTCCATGGGTGCAGTAGGGATTTCAATTACTGATTTCTGTTCCTCTGGGGAAGAATCAGGAGAATCATCATCCCGACCTGAATACACAGACCTGGTAACTGTGGAAAAATCTAACTGAACGTGTACAACTGGTTCAGGGGAGTCAGGGCAAGATGGATCTTTCACACTAGACTTAAGAGGCATATCACCCATTGGTGTGGTGGGGAGATCCTCGGCGCCTGCAGAAGGAGCTTCTTTTGTTGATGTTTCAGGGGAGGTTGAATTCCCCATGGGGGTGTGAAGTTGAGCATCTGAAGCAGATATTTCCTCAACTTCCTCACTCAGGTCATCTGGAAGTAGGTCCGCTTCATCACTCACTGTTTCTTTTGATTCTGAGAGAGCTAGTGACTCAGCTGATGTCTCCCGTTGTGGGGGCTCAGCGCCAGGACTCCCTTCTTTCATGTCTTCGGAGAGAGTCTCTTCCCTGGATTCTTGCCCAATTTGGAAAAAGTGAAAACTTTCATCATCATAGGACCTTTTGGTCATGTCAATGGCACCACTTCGGGTCATCTCAAACAATTTTCCTTCCTGAAAGAGAAACGGGTTTTGCTCACTGGTTGGAGTCCCCTCTTCAGTTGGGGTCCTTGCAGGAGTGGTGTCAGGGGTGGTACCCTGGGATTGTCTGTCTACCATCAAACCAAATAtcttttgttcttcctctttcactcGAGCCTCAAAGGCTTCATCATCCTCGCGGATTTCACTCCAGGAATCAGAATCTACATCAGTTTTTGTGATGATGACTTTGCTGATTTGGTCACTAACAACTACTGATGTATTTGGTACAGAAGGCTCTAAAGATGAAGGGGCTTGATCTGACTGCTTTTCCCACAAGGTGCTTTCTTGTTTGGATTCTTTTTCCATGTTTTGGTCCTCAAAATTAGATTCTTGGCTTGAAACAGTTCTATTGGAGGAGCTTGTTACTACCACGTCTTCAACAGAGGATGTGATGGTAACAGAAGACACTTCAAAAGAGTGAAAACTTGTGTGTCCTGCATCCATTTGGGTTTTGCTTTCTTCACTGGAGAAAAAAGATTGGGGAGGAACATTTTCATAAGGGCTTATTATTTGAGGATCGCAGATTTCATCAGTCTCAGCTGGGTCAGACACTGGAACATCCATGGACAATTTATCTGTTTGAGTAGTAATCAATGAGTCTTGAGTGGAATAGTCCTTTGGTAAGCTCTCAAAAGCTTGGTCAGTTTTGGTGTCCTCTGTTTTTGTAGCAGAAGATAGAGAGGAGATGTCTTCATCTAATTCTTGTCCTTCAGATGCTGGACAGTGAGGTAAGGAAGACAAAGATGAAGAGCTTTCACTGGGGCAATATACTTGTAGAGATTCCACTCGAGAAACATCAAGCTCTtctccttctgtgtctttttcatcagtgtcttgcAGAGGGACTGATTCCTCATGAATAGCTAACTGCTCAGTGATATCCTCTCTAGGGGAGCTGTAGAGACCTGAAGATATAGGAGTGACTAAGCTGCTGGGACTCCTGGTCTCACACCCATGGCCCTCACAGATTTCTGGTTCATCAGCATCTCCGTTCAGATCATCATAAGACATATCTGGGCCATTAGTAGAAATGGTATGACTCTCTTCGGGTACATGGGACTCAcgatctttttcttcttctgatttaCTTGATTCTTCCTGAGTatcttcattcattttgaaagtgTATTGTTTGGAAACAATAGGTTGAAATTGTACTTCTTCAGGACTGGAATTGGAGTCTACGCTGGatggaagtggggaaggaggctgCACTCGAATAACTGGCTCTGGTACGAGGCCTGCGTCAGCACCTTTTTTCAGCTGTGCCAACTCAGGTTCACtctcagaggaggaagaagccTTTCTGCTCTCTGATGTTACCACCACAGGGACATCGCTTTCATCCTCTATACTCTCCACATGTTTTGGTTCATCCACATCTGCTGAACTGTCAGCATCTGGGTCAGAGGATGAAGAAGATTCTTCTTGTTTGGGTTCTTTCTTGTAGTCCCTTTTCTGCTTTGCTTCTTGTTCAAGTTCGTCaaatgttttgattttggttaccattttaaacatttcctcttCAGGTGTgaatctctttttctccccattttccaaGTCATCCTCCTCTGCACATTCATGAATTACAGCTGGTTTGGGTGTGCTTGCATCTGTGGCTTTGGGTGTGACCTCATAGCTAATTTCTTCTGAGCTGGGGGTGTCAGGAGAAAGGGGACTCTTCCCTGAGCTCTCTACCAGTGACGTCTGCTCAAGACTGTCATCCTCGGCACTGCCGTCTGGGTCTCGGAGCAGCCGGGACCGCACAGAGGCCACTTCCGTAAAGAGTTCTGTTTTGGCTACAGCTGCAGGAAGAGGGAAGTGACTTGGGAGAACTCCAGCCTTCATCTTTGGTTCCACAGGGCTGCTTTCAAGAGAGTCACGGCAAGGGGATTCTTTCAGAGGACTTGGCTCCAGAGAATCCGGAGTTTTGTGTGAGGAGTTATCCTCTAGCACAGGGCTGCCTTCCAGGGAGTCTCTGTGGCTCACTGCAAATGATTCATCAGCACCAGGGCTGAGGACCTCACTATCTCGGCTAGGGAGTGCAAGTTCTAATCCTTGGGGACTTCTAGCAACTCCTTGGGGCTTTGATTCAGTTCCTGTGTCTGTCTGTACACAAGCGTCAGGCAGCGGAGAGGCCTTTTTCTCATCTGAGGGCTCAGTGGTTGTGGATTCCTGAGTTTCAGTATCACTGTGGGTCTTGTGGGCTGAACCAACTTTCTTAAGTTGACCCTCATCAGTGGATGCTTCCTCAGTCAGTCCTTTGGGTGTTTCTTTTGCTAGTAACACACTACAGCTGCCAAGGGAATCATCTTCTTGTTTGGGGCATGTGTCTTTGGAAGGGTCTAGGGTGTCCTCCTTCAGCAAACACTCGACTGAGGGCTCTGTGTCTTCAGTGACTATGGTACCTTGCTCTTCAGAACCATCGGTGATGTCTTTGATTGAGGGATGATCTTTTTCTGAATGAATTGCTGTTGGTGTTTCTAACTTGGTCGTTTCGCTTATTTCCCCAATTTGCTCCTCACTTTTCTTTGGTGAGAAAGAAAGGCTTTCTGGGCTTGTCTCAGGGGTCTCTGCGAGGCCCTCATGCTTATAGCTCTCTTCTGAACTAATCTGAGGGGTCCCTTCCATCAGGCTGCCACATGGAGAACCTGCCACCCCTTCAGGCTTGAGGCTCTCAGAACTGCCATCCAAAGCACCACTTTGTAAAGACAGAGCCGGAAGAAATTCATCTTTCATGTAATCTAGTGGAAAGGTTGTGTTGAAAGGACTAGTGAGTACTTGATCTAAGTGAAGCTGTacttcttctgtcttctcactCATTCGGAATTGTTGGTACTTGTCATTGTCTTCCAATTCTTGCTTAATGACGTCAGAAAAGTCAGTAGAGGTTTTCCTATCTGGGCTGATCTGGAGATCCATGTCTCCCTGTTCATCAGCCAGCTTTTCTTTGGGAACTTCACTCTCTTTATGGCTTTCTTCTTCTGGTGCTGACTGAACAGGTTCAGGAGTTTTGTGGCTAAGAGCTTTCTCCTTCTCTACAACTACGTCTTCTCTCTTAGACCCTACGGAGGAAGCACGGACTACTCTCTTGGATTCGGAAACTCCTGTTACCACAAATCTCTGGCCTCGTTTGATTGTCTGACtctctgttttctgtgtttctctgtggTTTAGCAcctgccccttttctttttctacccgagctttgcctttttcttgtggctgcttttgttttgctgatttGTGTTCAAAGAGTCCAGTCTTATGTTTAGATGGGTCCTGACCTGACTGAAAAGCTTTCATCAACTCCCGAACAGACATTGTCTCCTcgattctttctgtttttgaggTGGGGGATACAggtggttgcttttctgttttcccagaaGGCGACACAGGCAAGTGCTTCTCAGTTTTCCCAGAGGTTGATACAGGTGGGTGCTTTTCCATTCGTCCAGCTGGTGACACAGGCAAGCGTTTTTCTGTTCTCCCAGGTGATACTGGTGCATGTTTCTCCATTCTCCCAGAGGGCGATACAGGTGGGCGTTTGTCCATTTTACCTGAAGGTGAAACAGGTGGgtgtctttctgtttttgtagATGACACAGGGGACTGCCTTTCAGTTTTTGTTGAGGGTGATACAGGTGAGTGTTTCTCAGTTTTACTTGATGACACAGGGGAGTGCCTTTCAGTTCTTGCAGAGGGTGACACAGGTGAGTGTTTCTCAGTTTTACTTGATGGTGATACTGGAGGATGCCTCTCAGTTTTtgtagaggagggaagagaagagtgtCTTTCTGTTTTAGACGAGGATGAGGCCGGCACATGCCTCTCTGACCTTAGAGAGGGTGATGCAGCTGGGTGTGTCCTGTGGGTTATCTTTTTTGGCACATCCTCTTTGCCTTTGACTCTGACAGGCAACTTGCTTCGACCTTTTTGTTCATCTTCCACTCGTTTCTGAAGGGCCTTTACTTTGTCCTTGATGGAACCAATGGGAGTTTCTTCTATCAAAGGTGAAGTGGCCTTTACAGTGGGATGGGGCTCGGGGGCTAAACCTGCATCTTCATCTAATGACTCTTCTGAACTACATTTTTTAAGTTCACTTTTTTCTGCACTACCTTGTAcactttcctctttttgtttttgtttttcttttaatttcctcctcACTGGCTTCTTTATTCCCAGGCTTGGTTTGTGTTGTTTCTGTGCACTCTGTGTCTCATCTGGGGGCAtatctttcccttcattttcaaagcTCCTGCCAGTAGCCGGAACCTCATGTTTCTCCCCTGCTATTTCTTGAACTGTCTGCAGTGGCTTTTCATGAGGAGACACATAGGAGTTTAGATCCTCAGTAAGGTAGTTCACTAGCCCAGTTGAGTCTTTCTCTACTTTGATGTTGCGCTCTTTATCTATTCTAACTTCTACGCATGGATATTCAGTGATTTCTAAAGGCGCCTTTAGCTTAGCCTCCTCTATTTCCTCATCACTGACAATCACCCATTCCTCTTCCACTAATTCTCTCTCCGACTGAGACCTTGGCACACTGCCTTCATCTCTCGCGCAGGTTCCACTTCTCAGGATTTCGTTCACTTTCTCTAAGTCCTCTTTAACTCTTTCAACAATTTCAAAAGGCTCTCCTGGCTCTTCCTCAGCAGCCTTCACCAGCTCCTTCACTTTGATAGAACCTGCCCTATCAGATACATCTGTGGTCAAGATGGCGGTCATTTTGATCAAATCTTGTTTCATCTCAGAAACTTCAGAGAGCAAGTCCGGACTGGCTAGGACAGGAACTTCATTAACCAGGTGACTTTTCAGGACAGATGTTTCTGTAGATTCTGTCTCATCATCTTTGATGTGAATGAAAAACATTgaaagtaaaatggaaatcaaaaaatatatcGGCAAATGTAATCAGGACTGAAACGACACAGTGTCTTTTCCTGTTGTGGCGGGAGGGACAACAGAATGGGCTGGGAATGGTGGATCCACaaggtctcaggatacaaaagcaaagcaaggctaacggaaaaaaaaaaaaaactgaaaaggaaaaatgagcagGAAATAACTTGCTTAATTTTCTCACTTGTAGCACATCCACACATACAACAAAGCTATAACAAATAGCCAAGACAgactgacacacacacatacacacacacacacacaccatcacagATCAAAACAAAGAACGAACGCAGTGAAATTACACAGAGGTATCTCAAGATTGTTCAGATGTTACAGAtcaatgttgaaaaaaatataaacatggggaaaaaaaggaaaaaaaagcattagaaatTGCAGAAAGTTGATTTCCTCTAGGAGAAA from Ailuropoda melanoleuca isolate Jingjing chromosome 11, ASM200744v2, whole genome shotgun sequence includes the following:
- the ANK2 gene encoding ankyrin-2 isoform X2, which translates into the protein MAHAAASIKKVREAELDEKEKILERERKKQRKIPRERMERKRKSDSNASFLRAARAGNLDKVVEYLKGGIDINTCNQNGLNALHLAAKEGHVGLVQELLGRGSSVDSATKKGNTALHIASLAGQAEVVKVLVKEGANINAQSQNGFTPLYMAAQENHIDVVKYLLENGANQSTATEDGFTPLAVALQQGHNQAVAILLENDTKGKVRLPALHIAARKDDTKSAALLLQNDHNADVQSKMMVNRTTESGFTPLHIAAHYGNVNVATLLLNRGAAVDFTARNGITPLHVASKRGNTNMVKLLLDRGGQIDAKTRDGLTPLHCAARSGHDQVVELLLERGAPLLARTKNGLSPLHMAAQGDHVECVKHLLQHKAPVDDVTLDYLTALHVAAHCGHYRVTKLLLDKRANPNARALNGFTPLHIACKKNRIKVMELLVKYGASIQAITESGLTPIHVAAFMGHLNIVLLLLQNGASPDVTNIRGETALHMAARAGQVEVVRCLLRNGALVDARAREEQTPLHIASRLGKTEIVQLLLQHMAHPDAATTNGYTPLHISAREGQVDVASVLLEAGAAHSLATKKGFTPLHVAAKYGSLDVAKLLLQRRAAADSAGKNGLTPLHVAAHYDNQKVALLLLEKGASPHATAKNGYTPLHIAAKKNQMQIASTLLSYGAETNIVTKQGVTPLHLASQEGHTDMVTLLLDKGANIHMSTKSGLTSLHLAAQEDKVNVADILTKHWADQDAHTKLGYTPLIVACHYGNVKMVNFLLKQGANVNAKTKNGYTPLHQAAQQGHTHIINVLLQHGAKPNATTANGNTALAIAKRLGYISVVDTLKVVTEEVTTTTTTITEKHKLNVPETMTEVLDVSDEEGDDTMTGDGGEYLRPEDLKELGDDSLPSSQFLDGMNYLRYSLEGARSDSTMPSLRSFSSDRSHTLSHASYLRDSAMIDDTVVIPSHQVSTLAKEAERNSYRLSWGTENLDNVALSSSPIHSGRSSPCLDRDNSSFLVSFMVDARGGAMRGCRHNGLRIIIPPRKCTAPTRVTCRLVKRHRLATMPPMVEGEGLASRLIEVGPSGAQFLGKLHLPTAPPPLNEGESLVSRILQLGPPGTKFLGPVIVEIPHFAALRGKERELVVLRSENGDSWKEHYCEYTEDELNEILNGMDEVLDSPEDLEKKRICRIITRDFPQYFAVVSRIKQDSNLIGPEGGVLSSTVVPQVQAVFPEGALTKRIRVGLQAQPMHSELVKKILGNKATFSPIVTLEPRRRKFHKPITMTIPVPKASSDVMLNGFGGDAPTLRLLCSITGGTTPAQWEDITGTTPLTFVNECVSFTTNVSARFWLIDCRQIQESVTFASQVYREIICVPYMAKFVVFAKSHDPIEARLRCFCMTDDKVDKTLEQQENFAEVARSRDVEVLEGKPIYVDCFGNLVPLTKSGQHHIFSFFAFKENRLPLFVKVRDTTQEPCGRLSFMKEPKSTRGLVHQAICNLNITLPIYTKESESDQEQEEEIDMTSEKNDETESTETSVLKSHLVNEVPVLASPDLLSEVSEMKQDLIKMTAILTTDVSDRAGSIKVKELVKAAEEEPGEPFEIVERVKEDLEKVNEILRSGTCARDEGSVPRSQSERELVEEEWVIVSDEEIEEAKLKAPLEITEYPCVEVRIDKERNIKVEKDSTGLVNYLTEDLNSYVSPHEKPLQTVQEIAGEKHEVPATGRSFENEGKDMPPDETQSAQKQHKPSLGIKKPVRRKLKEKQKQKEESVQGSAEKSELKKCSSEESLDEDAGLAPEPHPTVKATSPLIEETPIGSIKDKVKALQKRVEDEQKGRSKLPVRVKGKEDVPKKITHRTHPAASPSLRSERHVPASSSSKTERHSSLPSSTKTERHPPVSPSSKTEKHSPVSPSARTERHSPVSSSKTEKHSPVSPSTKTERQSPVSSTKTERHPPVSPSGKMDKRPPVSPSGRMEKHAPVSPGRTEKRLPVSPAGRMEKHPPVSTSGKTEKHLPVSPSGKTEKQPPVSPTSKTERIEETMSVRELMKAFQSGQDPSKHKTGLFEHKSAKQKQPQEKGKARVEKEKGQVLNHRETQKTESQTIKRGQRFVVTGVSESKRVVRASSVGSKREDVVVEKEKALSHKTPEPVQSAPEEESHKESEVPKEKLADEQGDMDLQISPDRKTSTDFSDVIKQELEDNDKYQQFRMSEKTEEVQLHLDQVLTSPFNTTFPLDYMKDEFLPALSLQSGALDGSSESLKPEGVAGSPCGSLMEGTPQISSEESYKHEGLAETPETSPESLSFSPKKSEEQIGEISETTKLETPTAIHSEKDHPSIKDITDGSEEQGTIVTEDTEPSVECLLKEDTLDPSKDTCPKQEDDSLGSCSVLLAKETPKGLTEEASTDEGQLKKVGSAHKTHSDTETQESTTTEPSDEKKASPLPDACVQTDTGTESKPQGVARSPQGLELALPSRDSEVLSPGADESFAVSHRDSLEGSPVLEDNSSHKTPDSLEPSPLKESPCRDSLESSPVEPKMKAGVLPSHFPLPAAVAKTELFTEVASVRSRLLRDPDGSAEDDSLEQTSLVESSGKSPLSPDTPSSEEISYEVTPKATDASTPKPAVIHECAEEDDLENGEKKRFTPEEEMFKMVTKIKTFDELEQEAKQKRDYKKEPKQEESSSSSDPDADSSADVDEPKHVESIEDESDVPVVVTSESRKASSSSESEPELAQLKKGADAGLVPEPVIRVQPPSPLPSSVDSNSSPEEVQFQPIVSKQYTFKMNEDTQEESSKSEEEKDRESHVPEESHTISTNGPDMSYDDLNGDADEPEICEGHGCETRSPSSLVTPISSGLYSSPREDITEQLAIHEESVPLQDTDEKDTEGEELDVSRVESLQVYCPSESSSSLSSLPHCPASEGQELDEDISSLSSATKTEDTKTDQAFESLPKDYSTQDSLITTQTDKLSMDVPVSDPAETDEICDPQIISPYENVPPQSFFSSEESKTQMDAGHTSFHSFEVSSVTITSSVEDVVVTSSSNRTVSSQESNFEDQNMEKESKQESTLWEKQSDQAPSSLEPSVPNTSVVVSDQISKVIITKTDVDSDSWSEIREDDEAFEARVKEEEQKIFGLMVDRQSQGTTPDTTPARTPTEEGTPTSEQNPFLFQEGKLFEMTRSGAIDMTKRSYDDESFHFFQIGQESREETLSEDMKEGSPGAEPPQRETSAESLALSESKETVSDEADLLPDDLSEEVEEISASDAQLHTPMGNSTSPETSTKEAPSAGAEDLPTTPMGDMPLKSSVKDPSCPDSPEPVVHVQLDFSTVTRSVYSGRDDDSPDSSPEEQKSVIEIPTAPMENVPSTESKSKIPVRTIPTSTSAPPSVEYESSLCEDFLPSLDEESKEDEAKPKSKIPVKAPVQRVEQQLSHLDSSLQKIVAPQGQDMTSRTPDSRSKSESDASALDSKTKCPVKTRSYIETETESRERAEELELESEEGATRPKIFTSRLPVKSKSTTSSCKGAVSPTKESKEHFFDLYRNSIEFFEEISDEASKLVDRLTQSEREQELVSDDESSSALEVSVIENLPPVETEHSIPEDIFDTRPIWDESIETLIERIPDENGHDHAEDEQDEQERIEERLAYIADHLGFSWTELARELDFTEEQIHQIRIENPNSLQDQSHALLKYWLERDGRQATDTSLIECLTKINRMDIVHLMEASTEPLQERISHSYAEIEQTIALDHSEGFSTLQEELCTAQPKQKEEQAVSKESESCDQPPIVSEEDISVGYSTFQDCIPKAEGDSSGTERFPQTHKEQVQQDFSGKTQDRPEESSLECQQEYFVTTPGTEVSETQKAMAVSDSPSKTPEEIRTPAEEERPYLQTPTSSEQGDSPIIQEPEEPPEHGEESSQKTSLVIVESAGDQPQALDRLDEDAAFHKELTEELGELEASSDEEAMVTTRVVRRRVIIQGDAMPDIPPETVTEEEYVDEHGHTVVRKVTRKIIRRYVSSDGTEKEEVTMQGTAQGPISIEEGDGYSKVMKRIVLKSDTEQSEVTLSEPSILSSTSQFQAEPVEGRRVSKVVKTTMVHGERMEKHLGDSSLATDLPSAKDDFEEDNNE